The Procambarus clarkii isolate CNS0578487 chromosome 56, FALCON_Pclarkii_2.0, whole genome shotgun sequence genome includes a region encoding these proteins:
- the LOC123770860 gene encoding uncharacterized protein — protein sequence MKVVLFLAVVGLAACQFQNRFSGFGGQNFGGQGFGAQADDTRGGSEYYFSWKHDGGKDYPANAAHSLCTGLGGGWQPVGISSEDELNYINGIVGSNRLQFIWTGGVRSGATFAWINGEPFGVVGWSHTGGLGRPQPDNRENGQENCLAILNNFYQDGIKWHDVACHHVKPVICERRA from the exons ATGAAGGTCGTGTTGTTTCTCGCTGTGGTCGGGCTGGCAGCCTGTCAATTCCAAAATCGGTTCTCAGGCTTCGGTGGTCAAAACTTTGGCGGTCAAGGCTTTGGTGCTCAG GCTGACGACACCCGCGGCGGGAGTGAATATTACTTCTCCTGGAAACACGACGGAGGCAAAGATTACCCTGCCAATGCGGCTCACAGCTTGTGTACAGGtctgggcggcgggtggcagccGGTGGGCATCAGCTCCGAAGATGAACTCAACTACATCAACGGCATTGTTGGCTCAA ACCGGCTGCAGTTCATCTGGACCGGCGGGGTGAGATCTGGCGCTACCTTCGCATGGATCAACGGTGAACCTTTCGGCGTTGTTGGCTGGTCACACACCGGAGG ACTCGGCCGACCTCAGCCCGACAACCGTGAGAACGGCCAAGAGAATTGCTTGGCCATCCTCAACAACTTCTACCAGGACGGCATCAAATGGCACGACGTGGCCTGCCACCACGTGAAACCCGTCATCTGTGAACGTCGAGCTTAA
- the LOC138353083 gene encoding uncharacterized protein encodes MLRSTTPLLNRPVHHSLFTMKILLLLTLVGLAASQFSFRRQRVRNRRPGFQGPQNQFSGGQVDDTRGGSQYYFSWRHDNGRKYTGGQAHGLCTSLGGGWQPVGISSHDELQYINSIVGSNRLEYIWTGGVRDRAGFRWLNGEPFNVVGWSHTGGANRPQPDNRENGQENCLAVLNNFYGDGVTWHDVGCHHTKAVICERRA; translated from the exons ATGCTGAGATCAACCACACCTTTACTCAACCGTCCCGTACATCACTCCCTCTTTACC ATGAAGatcttgttgctgttgactctggtCGGGCTGGCGGCCTCCCAGTTCTCATTCCGGAGACAGCGCGTCAGGAACCGGAGACCTGGGTTCCAGGGCCCTCAGAATCAGTTCTCTGGTGGCCAG GTTGACGACACCCGCGGTGGGAGTCAGTACTACTTCTCCTGGAGACACGACAATGGCAGGAAGTACACCGGCGGACAGGCTCACGGCTTGTGTACAAGtctgggcggcgggtggcagccTGTGGGCATCAGCTCCCATGACGAGCTCCAGTATATCAACAGCATTGTTGGCTCAA ACCGGCTGGAGTACATCTGGACCGGCGGGGTGAGAGATCGCGCCGGCTTCAGGTGGCTCAACGGAGAACCTTTTAACGTTGTTGGCTGGTCACACACCGGAGG AGCTAATCGACCTCAGCCCGACAACCGTGAGAACGGTCAAGAGAACTGCCTGGCCGTCCTCAATAACTTCTACGGTGATGGCGTCACATGGCACGACGTGGGCTGCCACCACACAAAGGCCGTCATCTGCGAACGTCGTGCATAA